A portion of the Halobacillus ihumii genome contains these proteins:
- a CDS encoding phytoene desaturase family protein: protein MLKNKSVLIIGGGLGGLSAAISLAQSGYDVSLYEKNHHIGGKLNRLEQDGFGFDLGPSILTMPKVFEKLFSASGKNMEDYVPLVKLDHQWRSFFPNGNVIDLYQDLKEMQAKNPTLKKKDMRQYQKLLTYSKKLYDMTEKTYFQHGVDDTKGIIQYSGALSALRNFDLFSTVHQAIDKRISNKQLRDMLSYFIKYVGSSPYDAPAVLNMMIYMQHAQGVWYVPGGMHLLAKGLVQLAEEIGVTIHTGTKIARLEKKKGEITGARLDDGTVRTADYYIANMEVIPTYEQLLQENKRYVKKLKKKFEPSSSGLVMHLGVKKSYPQLSHHNFFFAKNMKKQMDKIFHRHQLPDDPVIYLVNVNKTDPAQAPAGYENLKVLPHIPYIKDKPLTQQDYDQFAERVLIKLEKMGLEDLRDNIVTKDIWTPEDIKRVYGSDHGSIYGTLSDRKKNKGFKHPKQSERYNNLYFVGGTVNPGGGMPMVTLSGQQVGDKIAQRDTHHG from the coding sequence ATGTTGAAAAATAAAAGTGTACTGATCATCGGAGGCGGACTCGGAGGCCTTTCTGCTGCCATATCACTAGCCCAAAGCGGATATGATGTCTCTTTATATGAAAAAAACCATCACATAGGAGGTAAATTAAACCGTCTGGAGCAGGATGGTTTCGGTTTTGACCTTGGCCCATCCATTCTTACGATGCCCAAGGTCTTTGAAAAGTTATTTTCCGCCAGCGGAAAAAATATGGAGGACTATGTCCCGCTTGTAAAGCTGGACCATCAATGGCGCTCCTTTTTCCCTAATGGCAATGTCATTGATTTATATCAAGATTTAAAAGAAATGCAGGCAAAGAACCCAACCCTGAAAAAAAAGGATATGCGTCAGTATCAAAAACTGCTTACATATTCAAAGAAGCTTTATGATATGACGGAGAAAACTTACTTTCAGCATGGCGTTGATGACACGAAAGGAATCATACAATATTCAGGCGCGCTAAGTGCTTTGAGGAACTTTGATTTGTTCTCAACAGTGCATCAGGCCATTGATAAACGAATAAGCAATAAGCAACTAAGAGATATGCTCTCTTATTTTATCAAATACGTTGGGTCTTCCCCTTACGATGCACCGGCTGTATTGAACATGATGATTTATATGCAGCATGCTCAGGGGGTGTGGTATGTGCCCGGAGGGATGCATCTGCTCGCCAAAGGTCTGGTACAGTTGGCTGAAGAAATCGGGGTTACAATTCATACAGGAACGAAAATTGCCCGACTTGAAAAAAAGAAAGGCGAAATTACCGGTGCTCGTTTGGATGATGGGACAGTACGAACCGCAGATTATTATATTGCTAATATGGAAGTCATTCCGACTTATGAGCAATTACTCCAGGAAAACAAACGTTATGTAAAAAAATTAAAAAAGAAATTCGAACCATCCAGTTCTGGTCTTGTTATGCATTTGGGTGTGAAAAAAAGCTATCCACAGCTGAGTCATCACAATTTCTTCTTCGCAAAAAATATGAAGAAGCAAATGGATAAAATATTCCATCGTCACCAGCTGCCGGATGACCCCGTTATTTATTTGGTGAATGTCAATAAAACAGATCCGGCACAGGCGCCTGCAGGATATGAAAATTTAAAAGTACTCCCCCACATCCCCTATATCAAGGATAAACCTTTAACCCAACAAGACTATGATCAATTCGCAGAGCGGGTTCTCATCAAGTTGGAAAAAATGGGGCTGGAAGATTTACGGGATAACATTGTGACAAAGGATATATGGACACCGGAAGATATTAAACGTGTCTATGGTTCTGACCATGGTTCCATTTACGGGACATTGTCAGATCGCAAGAAAAATAAAGGCTTTAAACATCCGAAGCAGAGTGAACGTTATAACAATCTATATTTTGTCGGTGGAACTGTAAACCCTGGTGGAGGAATGCCAATGGTTACATTAAGCGGTCAGCAGGTAGGAGATAAAATTGCTCAAAGGGATACGCACCATGGCTGA
- a CDS encoding aldehyde dehydrogenase family protein yields the protein MADNEGSYLKGLLERQRENFLTNSIPSVEIRKKKLLQLKTILIEHEEALIQALYSDMRRPAFEAFSFEIAVLLNEIDYVCKHLEKWVRPARSRHLKFGYVETIQKMRNPYGSVLIISSWNYPLQLALMPAISAIAGGNRCVIKPSEHAPATSELLEKTINQVFSPEQLVVVTGGVQTAKLLTSSPFDLIFFTGSQQTGKAVAQQAAEQLTPVILELGGKNPCILDETGFSKAAIQEIVWGKFLNAGQTCIAPDTIFVHESFYEQTLSEISTTLSAFYGDRAEDSHDYGGICNDAHFQKVVQFIGQGDVWHGGGYDASDLFIEPTVVTDMKPGSSILQEEIFGPVLPVIPYTDFTTLLSKQIIQRDALTAYIFSKNKNHIRLFKRHMQSPTVSVNQVIHHAANPHVAFGGVGRSGYGAYHGRAGFLAFSYDKTDYKAHHYMNVQDKFPPYSDRNMNIVKKFRKWLL from the coding sequence ATGGCTGACAATGAAGGTTCTTATTTAAAGGGATTACTAGAAAGGCAGCGAGAGAATTTTCTCACCAACTCCATCCCTTCAGTAGAAATTCGAAAGAAAAAGCTTTTGCAGCTAAAAACCATTCTTATAGAACATGAAGAAGCACTTATTCAAGCTCTTTATTCAGATATGCGCAGACCGGCATTCGAAGCTTTTTCTTTTGAAATCGCAGTCTTATTAAATGAAATCGATTATGTATGTAAGCATTTAGAAAAATGGGTACGCCCTGCCCGCTCCCGACATTTAAAATTCGGATATGTGGAAACGATCCAAAAAATGAGGAACCCCTATGGCAGTGTATTGATCATCAGCTCGTGGAATTATCCGCTCCAACTCGCACTCATGCCTGCTATCAGTGCAATAGCGGGTGGAAACCGCTGTGTGATCAAACCATCAGAACATGCACCGGCAACAAGTGAACTGCTGGAAAAGACCATCAATCAAGTGTTTTCTCCCGAACAGCTGGTGGTTGTTACTGGGGGTGTACAAACTGCCAAGTTATTAACCTCCTCACCTTTTGATCTGATTTTTTTTACAGGCAGCCAGCAGACCGGAAAGGCCGTGGCACAGCAGGCCGCCGAACAACTTACACCAGTGATACTGGAACTAGGCGGGAAGAATCCCTGTATCCTAGATGAGACTGGATTTTCAAAAGCAGCAATCCAGGAAATTGTCTGGGGTAAGTTCCTTAACGCAGGACAAACCTGCATTGCGCCTGACACAATTTTTGTCCATGAATCCTTTTATGAACAAACGCTATCTGAGATTTCTACGACGCTTTCAGCCTTCTATGGAGATCGAGCTGAGGACAGTCATGATTATGGGGGAATTTGTAACGATGCGCATTTTCAAAAAGTGGTTCAGTTCATCGGGCAAGGCGATGTATGGCATGGTGGTGGATATGATGCAAGTGATTTGTTCATTGAACCAACAGTGGTTACGGACATGAAGCCAGGAAGTTCCATACTCCAGGAAGAGATCTTTGGGCCGGTCCTTCCTGTCATCCCATATACAGACTTTACTACATTATTATCGAAACAGATAATCCAACGTGATGCTCTGACGGCCTATATTTTTAGTAAAAACAAGAATCATATCCGTTTGTTCAAGCGACACATGCAGTCACCAACGGTCAGTGTCAATCAAGTGATTCATCACGCCGCAAATCCTCATGTCGCTTTCGGAGGTGTGGGGCGAAGCGGATATGGCGCCTATCATGGCAGAGCGGGTTTTTTAGCCTTCAGTTATGACAAGACAGATTATAAAGCACATCATTACATGAATGTTCAAGACAAATTCCCGCCGTATTCTGACAGAAATATGAATATAGTAAAGAAGTTTAGAAAGTGGCTGTTATAA
- a CDS encoding glycosyl-4,4'-diaponeurosporenoate acyltransferase has translation MPIVSLPVMWIIFIDVIAWTFFHLFISAVCMRLPLEFFLKDRLLFQIFSWEKSGELWQRLIRVKTWKGSLIDGTIFLKKGYSKKGLHGTRLDDLKIFAAETKRAELTHWLSILPAPLFFLWNPLWAGWVMILYAFVFNLPIIVVQRYNRGRIDAITS, from the coding sequence ATGCCGATTGTTTCATTACCCGTCATGTGGATCATTTTCATTGATGTTATTGCATGGACGTTTTTTCATTTGTTCATTTCTGCGGTTTGTATGCGGCTGCCCTTGGAATTCTTTCTGAAAGATCGTCTCTTGTTTCAAATATTCTCTTGGGAAAAATCAGGAGAATTGTGGCAACGATTAATTCGCGTCAAAACATGGAAAGGGTCTCTAATAGATGGCACGATTTTCCTTAAAAAGGGGTACAGTAAGAAGGGATTGCATGGCACCCGATTAGATGACTTGAAGATCTTTGCTGCGGAAACAAAACGCGCGGAGTTGACCCATTGGCTCTCCATTCTGCCCGCTCCGTTGTTCTTCTTATGGAACCCGTTATGGGCGGGCTGGGTGATGATCTTGTATGCTTTTGTTTTCAACCTCCCCATTATTGTTGTTCAGCGCTACAATCGCGGACGTATTGATGCAATCACATCATGA
- a CDS encoding phytoene desaturase family protein, translated as MGKKVIVVGAGVAGLASAIRLQHAGYQVELYEKESKPGGKMNQIEIDGYKFDLGPSIVMMPELYREIFELCGRNPDDYIPMEKLDPIYRAYFSDIPDSPFDISSDLTELTKTIESISEEDTEGFFKYLHEIYKRFIVAKHDILQRPFRKQTDFYNLPMLKKAMKLKIFDTADQFIGKYIKSERLKQLISFQTLYIGISPIKSPSFYTMIPMIQFLYGVWFIKGGMYTMASAMEKLFKELGGSIYYNKDVQEICVQNRKTTGIVVDDQKIAADFVVCNADFPYAMKNLVKEPSAKGKYTDRKIDRMKYSCSCFLLYLGMDRKYEEVEQVHNFIFNEKLDQNLQDIFEGKKLTNASFYVYIASKMDPSLAPEGKDGLYILMPVSNVASANYEWNEETIQYYRSYVLNELKKIKGFENIDHEIVTETCITPVDFESKFNAYNGATFGLQPILSQSNHMRPQSKATHCENLYFTGSSTHPGAGIPIVLLSAKITTQELIKDDQGILFG; from the coding sequence ATGGGAAAGAAGGTCATAGTTGTTGGTGCGGGTGTTGCAGGTCTTGCCAGTGCCATTAGACTGCAGCATGCCGGCTACCAGGTAGAACTATATGAAAAAGAGTCAAAGCCTGGAGGAAAGATGAATCAGATTGAAATAGATGGCTATAAATTTGATTTGGGACCAAGTATCGTCATGATGCCAGAATTGTACCGGGAAATTTTTGAGCTTTGCGGACGCAATCCTGATGATTATATTCCAATGGAAAAATTGGATCCGATTTACAGAGCTTACTTCAGTGATATTCCTGACAGTCCTTTTGATATCTCCTCGGACCTTACCGAATTGACTAAAACGATTGAATCAATCAGCGAAGAAGATACCGAGGGATTTTTTAAATATCTGCATGAAATTTACAAACGCTTTATCGTTGCCAAGCATGACATCCTACAAAGACCGTTTCGCAAACAGACTGACTTTTATAACCTGCCCATGTTGAAAAAGGCCATGAAACTGAAAATATTCGACACTGCAGATCAATTTATTGGTAAATATATAAAAAGCGAGCGGCTGAAACAGTTAATCAGTTTTCAAACGTTGTACATAGGAATTTCTCCCATTAAAAGCCCATCTTTTTATACCATGATTCCCATGATTCAATTTTTATATGGTGTATGGTTTATCAAAGGCGGTATGTACACAATGGCATCGGCTATGGAGAAACTCTTTAAAGAACTTGGAGGATCCATTTACTATAACAAGGATGTTCAGGAAATATGTGTTCAAAATCGCAAAACGACCGGAATTGTTGTGGATGACCAGAAAATCGCTGCGGATTTTGTAGTCTGCAATGCAGATTTCCCGTATGCTATGAAAAATCTTGTCAAGGAACCGTCTGCCAAAGGGAAATATACCGACCGAAAAATCGACCGCATGAAATATTCCTGTTCTTGTTTTCTATTATACCTCGGCATGGATAGGAAATATGAAGAAGTTGAGCAGGTTCATAATTTTATTTTCAATGAAAAGCTGGATCAAAATTTACAGGATATTTTTGAGGGTAAAAAACTAACGAATGCCTCTTTTTATGTGTATATAGCATCGAAAATGGATCCCTCTCTGGCACCCGAGGGGAAAGACGGACTATATATCCTTATGCCTGTCTCAAATGTAGCTTCTGCGAATTATGAATGGAACGAGGAAACGATTCAATATTACCGCAGCTACGTTTTAAACGAACTTAAAAAAATAAAGGGTTTTGAAAATATTGATCATGAGATTGTCACCGAAACTTGTATAACACCAGTGGATTTTGAATCAAAATTCAATGCATATAATGGGGCCACTTTTGGTTTGCAGCCAATTCTTTCCCAAAGTAACCACATGCGCCCGCAAAGTAAAGCGACGCATTGTGAAAACCTGTATTTCACCGGGAGTAGTACACATCCGGGTGCCGGCATCCCAATTGTGCTATTATCCGCCAAGATCACCACACAGGAACTCATAAAAGACGACCAAGGTATTTTATTTGGCTAA
- a CDS encoding glycosyltransferase, with the protein MTAVEVVNLVIGFLAILIAILMFWSLPVPGFSSSDHGSLPFLSIIIPARNESRRIAPLLQSLQEQNFQSFEVLVVDDNSSDNTAAVAKAYGTKVIQNKINDLESGAGKSLACWYGAKHAKGKWLLFLDADTYFTNADSMKHLLLYYQRKGAKGIVSLQPFHTVRCMYENFSAVFNIIVIVGMNTFTVWRSRFKTAGSFGPCILCNSDDYFLSGGHKKIQGAIMDDLALGQAFLDKNLPVYCLGGKGVISFRMYPEGLKSLVEGWCKSFAVGSKSTHPVVMLMTIIWISGSFIITGALFSSITALNPAAMTFSGILYILYTLQTAWFARRCGDFRWFIFPFHPVLFLFFTGIYLYSLFRVNILHSVKWKDRKINV; encoded by the coding sequence ATGACAGCTGTAGAGGTAGTTAATCTTGTTATCGGTTTCCTTGCCATTTTGATTGCCATTCTGATGTTCTGGTCTTTGCCAGTTCCGGGTTTCTCTTCCAGTGATCATGGCAGTCTTCCGTTTCTATCCATCATTATTCCTGCCAGAAATGAAAGTCGCCGGATTGCACCATTATTGCAATCATTGCAGGAACAAAATTTCCAGTCATTTGAGGTTTTGGTTGTGGACGACAATTCATCAGACAACACAGCCGCTGTCGCGAAAGCTTATGGTACAAAGGTTATACAGAATAAAATAAATGATTTGGAATCCGGAGCCGGAAAGTCATTGGCATGCTGGTATGGGGCTAAGCACGCAAAAGGGAAATGGCTCTTGTTTTTAGATGCAGACACTTATTTCACCAATGCGGACAGCATGAAACATTTGTTGCTTTACTACCAGCGAAAAGGAGCCAAGGGCATTGTATCATTACAGCCATTTCACACAGTTCGTTGCATGTATGAAAATTTCTCCGCAGTATTTAACATTATTGTGATTGTGGGAATGAATACATTTACAGTTTGGAGATCCCGGTTTAAAACCGCCGGTTCGTTCGGTCCGTGCATTTTATGCAACAGTGACGATTACTTTTTGTCAGGCGGTCATAAAAAGATTCAAGGAGCAATTATGGATGACCTGGCATTGGGACAGGCATTTCTTGACAAAAACCTTCCAGTTTATTGCTTAGGCGGCAAAGGGGTTATATCTTTCCGCATGTACCCGGAAGGATTAAAAAGCCTTGTCGAAGGCTGGTGCAAAAGTTTTGCTGTGGGTTCAAAGTCTACACATCCAGTCGTTATGCTAATGACCATCATCTGGATTTCCGGCAGTTTTATCATTACAGGAGCACTGTTCTCTTCCATTACTGCCCTGAACCCTGCTGCCATGACTTTCAGCGGCATATTGTATATTCTTTATACTTTACAAACTGCGTGGTTTGCCCGCAGGTGCGGTGATTTCAGATGGTTTATCTTCCCTTTTCATCCGGTTTTATTTTTATTTTTCACAGGAATCTATTTATATTCCTTATTCCGGGTAAATATCTTACATTCTGTAAAATGGAAGGATCGCAAAATAAATGTCTAA
- a CDS encoding TIGR02328 family protein, with translation MRLWHETLIPYLPRQQLLGQHRECCALRGKGWGKEHSTVNYVFKYSPYYLYLYHMKIMEEMSHRGYNCDPLWHDKFYRGKQCNPYRHDQLGDFNSSASASELTIYPEHDQTYLDECLSNLEDKGIQLNLNKTKTKHP, from the coding sequence ATGCGATTATGGCATGAGACTCTCATCCCCTATTTACCTAGACAGCAGCTGCTCGGGCAACATCGCGAGTGTTGTGCGCTCAGAGGAAAAGGATGGGGCAAAGAACATTCAACGGTTAATTACGTTTTCAAATACAGTCCCTATTACCTATATTTGTATCATATGAAAATCATGGAAGAAATGAGTCACAGAGGGTACAATTGTGATCCCCTTTGGCATGACAAGTTTTATCGCGGCAAGCAATGTAACCCCTATCGCCATGATCAACTTGGTGATTTTAATTCATCTGCATCTGCTTCCGAACTAACGATTTACCCGGAGCATGACCAAACTTATTTGGACGAATGCCTTTCAAACCTCGAAGACAAAGGAATACAACTGAATCTAAATAAAACAAAAACAAAACACCCTTAA
- a CDS encoding SRPBCC family protein, giving the protein MRIYKMKTTQQLPISVSEAWSFFSSAGNLSSITPPWMKFEVTGHLPENMYPGMLATYRLKPLLGVSLSWVTEITHMVENKYFIDEQRFGPYRFWHHQHHFKELEDGVEMTDIVHYALPYAMLGRLVHRINVEKKLNEIFRYRYKKLEEMFKQ; this is encoded by the coding sequence TTGAGAATATATAAGATGAAGACAACACAGCAGCTTCCTATTTCGGTAAGTGAGGCATGGTCGTTTTTTTCAAGTGCGGGAAATCTATCAAGTATTACACCCCCTTGGATGAAATTTGAAGTTACTGGACACCTTCCTGAGAACATGTATCCTGGAATGCTTGCGACTTATCGTTTAAAGCCCTTACTTGGGGTTTCATTAAGTTGGGTGACGGAAATCACTCACATGGTGGAGAACAAGTACTTTATTGATGAACAACGTTTTGGTCCATACCGGTTTTGGCATCATCAACATCATTTTAAAGAACTTGAAGATGGCGTAGAAATGACGGATATTGTTCATTATGCGCTCCCTTATGCTATGCTTGGTCGATTAGTACACAGGATAAATGTCGAGAAGAAGCTGAATGAAATTTTTAGGTATAGGTATAAGAAGCTTGAGGAAATGTTTAAACAGTGA
- the splB gene encoding spore photoproduct lyase, translating to MVKPFVPQLVYVEPRALEYSKGRELIEKFEDMGIEIRHTTSHNQIRNLPGENDFQKYRVAKSTLVVGVRKTLKFDTSKPSAEYAIPFATGCMGHCHYCYLQTTMGSKPYIRTYVNTDEIFAAAEAYMKERAPEPTRFEASCTSDIVGVDHLTHTLKDAIEYFGKSEHGKLRFVTKFEHVDHLLDAKHNGRTRFRFSINDDYVIKYFEPGTSKLKDRIKAAVKVAEAGYPLGFIVAPIYLHEGWKDGYEEMFKHLKKALPSHATRDLTFELIQHRFTKPAKRVIEKNYPMSKLELEESKRKWKWGRYGIGKYVYQNEEQEDMKDTLGGYIDKYFPYARLEYFT from the coding sequence ATGGTTAAACCTTTCGTACCTCAGCTTGTCTACGTAGAACCTCGAGCACTAGAGTATTCGAAGGGCAGAGAGCTTATTGAAAAATTTGAAGATATGGGCATCGAAATTAGGCATACCACTTCTCACAATCAGATTAGGAATTTACCTGGGGAAAACGATTTTCAGAAATATCGTGTGGCCAAATCTACCCTCGTCGTTGGGGTGCGTAAAACGTTAAAGTTTGATACCTCTAAGCCTTCTGCAGAATATGCGATCCCTTTTGCAACAGGATGTATGGGTCACTGTCATTATTGTTATTTGCAAACGACGATGGGGAGCAAACCGTATATACGGACATATGTAAACACGGATGAGATTTTTGCTGCAGCAGAGGCATACATGAAAGAACGGGCGCCGGAACCTACGCGTTTTGAAGCTTCATGTACATCAGATATTGTAGGAGTAGATCATCTAACCCATACATTGAAAGATGCGATCGAGTATTTCGGAAAGTCTGAACATGGAAAGCTTCGATTCGTGACCAAATTCGAACATGTTGACCATTTACTTGATGCGAAGCACAATGGTCGAACGAGGTTTCGATTCAGCATTAATGATGATTATGTTATCAAGTATTTTGAACCTGGAACGTCAAAGCTCAAGGATAGAATAAAAGCTGCTGTTAAGGTAGCTGAAGCAGGTTACCCTCTAGGATTTATCGTCGCGCCCATTTATCTGCATGAAGGGTGGAAGGACGGATATGAGGAAATGTTTAAACATTTAAAAAAAGCACTCCCTTCTCACGCCACAAGGGATTTAACTTTTGAGCTCATTCAGCATCGTTTTACTAAACCAGCTAAGCGTGTAATTGAGAAAAATTATCCCATGAGTAAGCTCGAACTTGAGGAGTCTAAAAGAAAGTGGAAATGGGGCCGATATGGGATTGGAAAATACGTCTATCAGAACGAGGAGCAGGAAGATATGAAAGATACACTCGGTGGATATATTGATAAGTATTTTCCTTATGCAAGGTTAGAGTATTTCACCTAA
- a CDS encoding transcriptional regulator SplA domain-containing protein, giving the protein MDIHETFNAGEIVYVIIRNPHAQDVANVQEAAVVQDPENPGELSLFVYETYYPLTDEVAVYKTEDQAEQAYREAFGADGEGLYG; this is encoded by the coding sequence ATGGATATACACGAAACGTTTAACGCTGGAGAAATTGTTTATGTCATTATTCGAAATCCTCATGCCCAAGACGTGGCGAATGTACAAGAAGCAGCAGTTGTTCAAGACCCAGAAAACCCTGGGGAGCTATCCTTATTTGTATACGAAACATATTATCCTTTAACAGATGAAGTGGCCGTTTATAAGACGGAAGATCAAGCTGAGCAAGCCTACAGAGAAGCTTTTGGAGCTGATGGGGAGGGGCTTTATGGTTAA
- a CDS encoding MFS transporter gives MSKSTKTLGLITAPGYPNSLVKSFKNELPDLLKYYVNENYEWNLEYIEDALTGGTGNSSEVIRATLDKKNNEEWDFAISLTDLPLLKGKKPIVAEAFEEENVALISLPSLGSAAMYKRIRESILQLVNEMYYGVSDEDREQAEQRIQAKDDDAHEELKNKKSTRLVGKRVFEVLSPIQRETPEENESKIDVRFTIKSRMSGALRILTGMVRANRPWSMFPAFMKVIIFAFTTGSYALVFPTLWKLSNSYSTWRMFMLSIICILAMVIWIILAHQLWEKKNGGGNDYIRKLYNAATFFTLLFTVIMYYFILFILFSVAVIVLIPMGMLESQLTGSIGYINYFYIAWTATSVSTIIGALGSALENEEVVLASTYGYRQRQRYEKIKKSEEEKKEAKEEKEEAAEEKLEAEQEKRKAEEKQT, from the coding sequence ATGAGCAAATCAACTAAAACACTAGGATTAATTACAGCTCCAGGGTATCCGAATTCATTAGTGAAAAGTTTTAAAAATGAACTGCCCGATTTACTTAAATACTATGTAAATGAAAATTACGAGTGGAATTTGGAATATATAGAGGACGCTCTTACTGGAGGAACAGGTAATTCATCGGAAGTAATAAGAGCCACCTTAGATAAAAAGAACAATGAAGAATGGGATTTTGCGATCAGCCTTACCGATTTACCGTTATTAAAAGGAAAGAAGCCAATTGTCGCTGAAGCGTTTGAAGAGGAGAATGTCGCCTTAATCAGCCTTCCAAGTCTTGGGTCTGCTGCCATGTACAAGCGAATACGTGAATCGATTTTACAATTAGTGAATGAGATGTACTATGGAGTTTCAGATGAGGATCGAGAGCAGGCAGAACAGCGGATCCAGGCTAAAGACGATGACGCACACGAAGAGTTGAAAAATAAAAAATCCACGAGACTAGTCGGAAAACGTGTCTTTGAGGTGCTGTCTCCTATTCAACGGGAAACCCCCGAAGAGAATGAATCGAAGATCGATGTTCGATTTACGATAAAGTCACGTATGAGCGGTGCTTTAAGAATTTTGACGGGAATGGTGCGTGCCAACCGCCCGTGGTCTATGTTTCCGGCTTTTATGAAGGTTATCATTTTTGCCTTCACGACTGGTTCATACGCTCTTGTTTTTCCGACTTTATGGAAGCTCAGTAATAGTTACAGCACATGGCGTATGTTCATGCTTTCGATCATTTGCATATTGGCCATGGTCATTTGGATTATTCTGGCACACCAGTTATGGGAAAAAAAGAACGGTGGAGGAAACGACTATATAAGGAAGTTGTACAATGCTGCTACTTTTTTCACACTATTATTCACGGTAATCATGTATTACTTTATATTATTCATCCTGTTTTCTGTAGCCGTCATCGTACTGATTCCAATGGGTATGTTGGAATCTCAGTTAACCGGAAGTATAGGATATATCAACTATTTCTACATTGCTTGGACTGCAACAAGCGTCTCCACCATCATTGGTGCACTGGGGTCTGCTCTTGAAAATGAAGAGGTTGTTCTAGCTTCCACTTATGGCTACCGTCAGCGTCAGCGTTATGAAAAGATTAAGAAATCTGAAGAAGAGAAGAAGGAGGCCAAGGAAGAGAAAGAAGAGGCAGCAGAAGAGAAGCTAGAAGCAGAACAAGAGAAACGGAAAGCTGAAGAAAAGCAAACATAA
- a CDS encoding alpha/beta hydrolase — translation MFTTPIAKLLRLVPNQAKKNPMIPLQQIKMKKEVIVETSVQLTYISFYYPLGVAKEKLPVYINFHGGAFIMNEKEMDDPYCRFLANQTECVVLNVNYAKAPEYPFPKPIEQCYEILQWLKNNANDLNINPEKVMVGGQSSGANIAAALCLYLEEKGENQPLLQVLSCPMLDFVTPHADKPEPDHWRSRYPQAASFLNTCYVPEKEQAEHPLASPVRADVSDRLAPALIVTAEYDAFRPEAEFYAEKLKAAGGKVQEKLFKDCFHAFTHLGPKEEAEEAWNLIADKITEAAESL, via the coding sequence ATGTTCACTACTCCTATTGCAAAATTACTGCGACTTGTTCCTAATCAAGCAAAAAAGAACCCTATGATCCCCTTACAACAAATAAAAATGAAAAAAGAAGTCATAGTTGAAACATCCGTTCAACTTACCTATATATCGTTTTACTATCCTTTAGGAGTCGCAAAGGAGAAGCTGCCTGTCTACATCAACTTCCATGGCGGAGCATTCATAATGAATGAAAAAGAGATGGATGATCCTTATTGTCGCTTCCTGGCCAACCAGACAGAGTGTGTAGTTCTTAATGTCAATTATGCGAAAGCACCGGAGTACCCTTTTCCAAAACCGATAGAACAGTGCTATGAAATTCTCCAATGGTTGAAGAATAATGCGAACGATTTGAATATCAACCCGGAAAAAGTCATGGTAGGCGGACAAAGTTCAGGTGCAAATATCGCAGCAGCCCTATGTCTTTACCTTGAAGAGAAAGGGGAAAATCAGCCACTCCTCCAAGTGTTATCTTGCCCTATGCTCGATTTTGTAACCCCGCATGCAGATAAACCAGAACCAGATCATTGGCGTTCTAGATACCCTCAGGCCGCAAGTTTTTTAAACACGTGCTATGTACCTGAAAAAGAACAGGCAGAACATCCTCTTGCTTCCCCTGTACGTGCTGATGTAAGTGACCGTCTAGCTCCTGCCCTTATTGTCACTGCCGAGTATGACGCTTTTAGACCAGAAGCCGAATTTTATGCTGAGAAATTAAAGGCAGCAGGTGGAAAAGTTCAAGAAAAGCTATTTAAAGACTGTTTCCATGCTTTTACCCATCTTGGTCCAAAAGAAGAAGCCGAGGAGGCTTGGAACTTGATAGCAGATAAAATCACAGAAGCGGCTGAATCCCTATAA